The genomic stretch CCGTGACGACTCGCCGCCAGCCGCTGCGCGTGGCGCAGGCCGGGTCGAACCACGCCTGTAAACGGAGACACTCCGATGTGCGAACTGCTGGGCATGAGTGCCAACGTCCCTACCGACATCGTTTTCAGCTTCACCGGCCTGATGCAGCGGGGCGGGCGTACCGGCCCGCACCGTGACGGCTGGGGGATAGGCTTTTACGAAGGCCGCGGGCTGCGCCTGTTCCAGGACCCGGCTGCGAGCAGCGAGTCGGAAGTGGCCAACCTCGTGCAGCGCTACCCGATCAAAAGCGAAGTGGTGATTGGTCATATCCGTCAGGCCAATGTCGGCAGGGTGTGCTTGTCCAATACCCACCCGTTCGTGCGGGAAATGTGGGGCCGTAACTGGTGCTTCGCGCACAACGGCCAGCTGGGTGACTTCAAGGGCCTGGCCAGTTTCTACCGGCCAGTGGGCGACACCGACAGCGAAGCGGCCTTCTGTGACCTGCTCAACCGCATCCGCAGCGCTTTCCCGGAACCGGTGCCGGTGGAACAGCTGCTGCCAGTGCTGGTCGAAGCCTGTGCCGGCTACCGTGGTCAGGGCGTATTCAACTGCATGCTCAGCGACGGCGACTGGCTGTTCTGCTTTTGCTCGACCAAGCTGGTGCACATTACCCGCCGTGCGCCATTTGGTGCCGCACGGTTAAAGGATGTCGACCTGATCGTCGATTTTCATACCGAAACCACCCCCAACGACGTGGTCACGGTGATTGCCACCGAGGCCCTGACCGAGAACGAGTCCTGGCACCGCTACGCACCGGGTCAGTGGGCCCTGTGGCGGCACGGCGAGTGCGTGGCGCACGGCCAGAGCTAAGGACGCCTGCATGTTCAGAAGTTACCTTCGATTGCTGTTGTTCACCTTCGGCCTGCTGGCCGGTATTCAGGTCCCGGGGCTGGTCAAGGACTATAGCCAGCGGGTCGAGGCGCACTTGTTCGAATCGCGCGAGGCGCTCGATGGGTTCCGGCAAACGGCCGAGCGCTTTTTCAAGGGCGACTTGCAGGCGCTGCTGCAGCACTACCGCAGCAGCGATGACCCGGTGTTCATCAGTGACGCCAACAGCATCGAAAGCCTGATGATCCGCAACGAACTGCTGGAAAATGAATGGCAGGTGCTGCAAGGGTCATGGGCCGAGCGTACCTGGCATGTGCTGGTGCAGGCCGACCCGCAGTTGCGCGAAGAAACCCTCAATGGCTACAGCTACCAGATTCTACTGGTGCCCGAGGCGATCGGCTGGGGGGTTGGTGCCGGTTTTGTGCTGGCGTTTGTGGTCGAAAGCCTGTTGCTGGGGATTGGCTGGCTGATCCTGGGCGGGCGGCGCAGGGTGGTGAAAGAGAGCTGGCGCTAAGTTCTGCTGTACCTGTACCGGCCCTTTCGCGGGCCTGCCCGCTCCCACAGGATTATCACAGGCCTGGCGGGAGTGGGAGCGGGCGAGCCCGCGAAAGGGCCGGTACAGGCAGAGACCGTCGTTCAGACCAGCACGATCCGCTGCCCACCCACATCCCGCGCATAACGCTCCAGCACCTGCCGGCAAACCCCAACCACCTCATCTACCAACGCCACCCCGGTCTGCCACGCCACCACCAGCTCCAGGCTCGGCGGCGGCCGCAACCCTTCCAGCAGCACCAGCTCGCCCCGGCCCAAGTCGGCATCCACCAGCGCCGGCGGTAGCGCGCCAATGCCAAAGCCGTCGCGCAACAGCCGGGTAATCGCCGCCACCGAGTTCACGCAATTCAACCGCGGCGCCTCTGCCCCCGCAGTCTGCAGCAAGCTCAGTACCTCCTGGTGCGGCCGTGAATTCTTCGAGAAGGTGATGATACGCTCGCGCCCAAGTTCGGCCAGCGACGCATAGTCCCGGTGCTGGTGGGCGCCTGCGGCTACCACCCAGCCCATTGGGTAGCGCGCCAGGTCGAGGCTGCGGATCGATTGCTCGCGTAGCAAGTCGGTCTGCAAAATCACGTCAAGAAAACCCTTCTGCAACTGCTCGCGCAAGTTCAGCGCGGTGTCGGCCACCAGTTCGATTTCCACCTGCGGGTATCGCTCGCTCAACTCCGCCACCAGTGCGCTCATCCAGGTGTGGATCACAGTATCCATCACCCCGATGCGAATGCGCCCGACCTTGGCCCGGTCGCTGTCCAGCGATTGCTTCATGGCCTTGGCGGTTTCCAGCATGCGTTCGGCGTATTCCAGTACCTTGCCGCCCTCCGGGGTCAGGCTGACGCCGCGGGAATCGCGCAGCAGCAGCTTCACGCCCAGGTCAGCCTCCAGTGCGGCAATACGGCTGGATACCGAAGCCTGGGTGGTGAACAGCTTTTCTGCCGTCAGGCGGAAGCTCTTGAGCCGGGCGACCCAGACGAAGGTTTCGAGGAAGCGAAGGTTCATGATCAGTTTTTCTTGTTCCAGACCGGCGGTTTTTTTCGTTGGACGCAGGCGAGGCGGCCTCTGAACAATGTCGCCCAGGCCGCGACGCTTTATGTCGCTCATAAAACAATACCAACAAGCCGAGGCATCCATGAACCCCACCGGCGTGCAGCAGCAGGTCAGTTCCTTCCGTTCGACCGGGCCTTTCGCCTGGTACCGCGACATCGACAAACAGCAACGACGTACTTTCTGGAGCTGCAAGATTGGCTATGGCCTGGACGGCATGGACACGCAGATGCTCAGTTTCGTCATCCCTACGCTGATCATGCTGTGGGGGCTCACTACCACCGAAGCCGGCTTGATCCACACCAGCACGCTGATCGCCTCCGCTGCAGGAGGCTGGGTGGCCGGTATCCTCTCCGACCGCATCGGCCGTGTGCGTACCCTGCAACTGACGGTGTTGTGGTTCGCCTTCTTCACCTTCCTGTGTGGCTTCGCTCAGAACTACGAGCAACTGCTGATTGCCCGAACCCTGATGGGCTTTGGCTTCGGTGGCGAGTGGACCGCCGGCGCGGTGTTGATCGGCGAGGTGATCCGTGCCCAGGACCGCGGCAAGGCGGTCGGCATGGTGCAGTCCGGTTGGGCAATTGGCTGGGGCCTCACGGCCATCCTCTATGCGCTGCTGTTCTCTTGGCTGCCGGCAGAGCAGGCCTGGCGTGCGTTGTTCCTGCTGGGGCTGGTACCGGCGGTTTTCGTGATCTTCGTTCGCCGCCTGGTCAAGGACCCTGAGGTGTATCGTAACGCCAAGGCAGTGGAAAACGCCGAGGCCCCTTCGCGCTTCTACGAAATCTTCGCGCCGGGCATGCTCTGGACCACCGTTCGGGCATCCCTGCTGACCACCGGCGCGCTCGGCGGTTACTACGCCATCACCTCGTGGCTGCCAACCTTCCTGAAGAACGAGCGCGGCCTGAGTGTGCTGGGCACGGGTGGCTATCTGGCCATGGTGATCGTCGGCTCGTACGTGGGCTATGTGGTCAGCGCTTATCTGTCCGACCTGCTGGGGCGCAAGAAGAACTTCATCCTGTTCGCCGTGGGCTCTTTCGTCATTGTGCTGTTGTACACGCAGATGCCGGTCAGCGATGGCGTGATGCTGTGGCTGGGCCTCCCGCTGGGCTTTTTCGCCTCGGGTATCTTCAGTGGCATGGGCGCGTTTCTGACCGAACTGTTCCCTACGCGCATTCGGGGTTCGGGGCAGGGCTTCTGCTACAACATCGGCAAGGTCATAGCCGCGCTGTTCCCGTTGATGATCGGCATGCTCGGCCAGAATGTTCCGCTGGGCCTGGGTATCGGCGTGTTTTCTGCGGTGTCCTACGGCATTGTGATCGTGGCGGCCTTGAGCTTGCCGGAAACCCGCGGCAAACAGCTGCAGGCGCGGTAAGGTAGGCATATGCACAACGACAAGGGAGACCGCGTGGTGGAACGCCTGCTACTCAATTGCGACATGGGTGAGAGTTTCGGCAGCTGGCGCATGGGCCTGGATGCCGAAGTCATGCCTTACATCGATTGCGCCAACATCGCCTGCGGTTACCATGCCGGCGACCCCGGTATCATGCGCCGCACCGTGGCGTTGGCGCTGGAGCACGGGGTGACTATCGGCGCTCATCCGGCCTACCCGGACCTGGTCGGCTTTGGCCGCCGTTCCATGGCCTGCAGCCCGGAAGAAATCCGCGACCTGCTGCATTACCAGATCGGTGCGCTGGATGGCATCTGCAAAGTGCTGGGTGGTCGCGTGGCCTATGTGAAGCCCCACGGCGCGCTGTACAACGACATGATGGCCGACCCGCTCAAGCTGCGTACCGTGCTGGAGGCCGTAGCGGCCTATGACAGCAACCTGCCGTTGATGCTGATGGCCACCGCCGACAACCGAGCCGCCCAGGTACTGGGCGATGAAGTTGGCGTACCGCTGTGGTTCGAGGCGTTCGCAGACCGCGCATACACCGCCAGCGGCCATCTGCTGTCGCGGCGGCTGCCGGGCGCGGTGCATCACGACCCGGCGCGGGTGGTGGAGCAGGCTGTGCGTCTGGCCCGAGGCGAAACGCTGTTGGCTGACGATGGCAGTGCCTTGCAGCTCGCCGCCCGCACCCTCTGCGTGCATGGCGACAACGACAGTTCGGTGGCTGCGGTGCGGCAGATTCGCCAGGCCCTCGATGGGCTGGAGGCGTGATGAAGCCGCGAATCGAAGTGGTCGCCATCGACAGCCTGATGGTACGCCTGTTCGACCGTATCGATGAGGCCAACATGCCATGGATGCTCGCCGCCAGCCGGCGCTTGAGCGCGGCGTTCGGCGAGCACTTGCTGGACCTGGTGCCGTCCTACACCACGCTGATGGTGCAGTCTGCCCTGCCGCCGGGCGAGGCGAGGGCGCGAATCGCTCAGGCGCTGGACGGCTTGCAGCCTGACACCGGCAGTAGCGGCCGCCGACACGAGATCCCGGTGTGGTACGACGCCAGTGTCGGCCCCGAGCTGCCTGTGCTGGCGGCCCGCAGCGGCTTGAGTGAAGCCGAGATTGTTCGCTTGCATTGCGAGCGTGATTACCCGGTGTTTGCCTTGGGCTTCGCACCTGGTTTCGGCTTCATGGGCCTGGTCGATGAGCGCCTGGCCAGCCCTCGTCTGAGTACCCCGCGCAAGCGCGTGGCGGCGGGCAGCGTGGGCATTGCCGAGCGTCAGACGGCGGCGTATCCGGCAGTATCGCCGGGTGGCTGGAACCTGATCGGGCGCACCCCGGTGCGGTTGTTCGACCGTGAGCGTGAGGGTTACAGCCTCTTGCAACCCGGTGACCGGGTGCGCTTTGTGCCGGTTTCGCGCAGTGAATTCCTGGCCATGGGTGGTGATGTGGAGGCGCAGGGATGAAGCAATTGAGGATCGAGGCCAGTACGCCGTTGTGCCAGTTACAGGATGCCGGGCGCTTTGGCGTGCGTCATTTGGGCGTGACCCAGGGCGGGGCGCTGGACTGGGTGGCGATGCACTGGGCCAACTGGCTGCTGGGCAACCCGTTGGGGGCGCCAGTGGTCGAGGTGGCGCTGGGTGGTTTTTGCGTGGTGGCCGAACAGGATTGCGTGCTGGCCCTGGCCGGTGCCGACCTGGATGCCAGGGTCGATGATCAGCCCTTGGCGCCATGGCGCAGCTTTGCCCTGGCCAAGGGCCAGCGCTTGACCCTGAAACAGCCAAAGCGGGGCGTCCGGGCGTACCTGGCGGCACCTGGCGGGTTTCAGGGCGAGGACGTGCTGGGCAGTTGTGCCACTGTGGTACGTGAAGCACTGGGTGGCATCGATGGCCAGGGTGCTGCGCTGGCTAAAGACCAGGCATTAGCTTTTACCGGTAGCAAAGCAACCCTGCGCGAAGTGCCGCAAGCGTTGTGCCCGCAGTTCGCCAAAAAGCCGGTGCTCGACCTGGTGATAGGCGCGCAGATCGGTGAATTCAGCGGTACCAGCCTGTTCGAAGCGTTCAACAGTGACTGGACGCTGGACAGGCGGGCCGACCGCATGGGCGTCCGCTTACTGGGACCGCAGCTGGTCTACCAGGGCGCGCCGATGATTTCTGAAGGGATTCCGCTCGGGGCTGTGCAGGTGCCACCGGACGGGCAGCCGATCGTGTTGCTCAATGACCGGCAGACCATTGGTGGGTACCCGCGGCTGGGCGCGCTGACGCCGCTGGCGCTGGCGCAACTGGCGCAATGCATGCCGGGGGCTTCTGTGCGGTTCAGGGCGGTGGTGCAGGACGAGGCCTGGCGGGAGCAGCAGCTTTACCTGGGGCGTTGGTTGTAAGGCTGCTGCCCTTTCGCGGGCTTGCCCGCTCCCACAGGGATCGCACTGCATTTGAGGGTTTTGAATGTGGGGGCCTGTGGGAGCGGGCGAGCCCGCGAAAGGGCCGGGACAGGCAACCTCACTTGGACAGGTAGCGCATCCCTTCCTCCAACCCTTGCAGGGTCAGCGGATACATCTTGTCCTCGATCAGGTCCCGCACCAGATGGGTCGACGCGGTGTATTCCCAGGCCTGCTTGGGGTAAGGGTTGATCCAGATGATTTTCTTGAATTTTTCCATGAAGCGCTGGATCCACACATACCCGGCTTCTTCGTTCCAATGCTCCACGCTGCCGCCTGGCTGGGTGATCTCGTAGGGCGCCATGGCCGCGTCACCGACGAACACCACCTTGTAGTCATCACCATACTTGTGCAGCAGGTCGAAGGTGGAAAAACGCTCTGACGTGCGGCGCAGGTTGTTCTTCCACACCGATTCATAAACGCAATTGTGGAAGTAGTAATACTCCAGGTGCTTGAACTCGGTCTTGCAGGCCGAGAACAGCTCTTCGCAGACTTTGACGTGCGCATCCATCGAGCCGCCAATGTCGAACAGCAACAGCAGCTTCACGGTGTTGCGCCGCTCAGGGCGCATCTGGATGTTCAGCAACCCGGCATCACGCGCGGTATGGTCGATGGTACCGTCAATGTCCAGCTCTTCGGCGGCGCCTTCGCGGGCGAACTTGCGCAGCCGGCGCAGGGCCAGCTTGATGTTGCGGGTGCCAAGCTCGACCTGGTCGTCGAGGTTCTTGTACTCGCGTTGGTCCCAGACTTTTACCGCCTTGCCCTGACGCTTGCCGGCGTCACCGACGCGGATACCCTCGGGGTTGAAACCGCCCGAGCCGAATGGGCTGGTGCCACCGGTACCAATCCACTTGTTGCCGCCAGCGTGGCGTTCCTTTTGCTCTTCGAGGCGTTTCTTGAAGGCCTCGATAAGCTTGTCCAGGCCGCCCAGCGACTGGATTTGCGCGCGCTCTTCATCGGTCAGCGAGCGCTCGAACTCTTTACGCAGCCAGTCTTCGGGGATCAGCGCCTCAATGTGCCGGTCGAGGTTTTCCAGGCCCTTGAAATAGGCTGCGAAGGCCCGGTCGAACTTGTCGAAGTGGCGTTCGTCCTTTACCAGGATGGCGCGGGCGAGGTAGTAGAACTCGTCCATGTCGGCAAACACCACGCGCTTTTGCAAGGCCTGGTGCAGGTCGAGCAGCTCACGCACCGAGACCGGCACCTTGGCCGCACGCATCTCATTGAACAGATTGAGCAGCATGGCCCTGCTCCTGTCAGCGGTTGCCGCGCCGGCTCATGAAGGCCAGGCGCTCGAGCAGTTGTACATCCTGCTCGTTTTTTACCAGCGCACCGGCCAGCGGCGGGATGGCCTTGGTCGGGTCGCGTTCGCGCAGCACCGCTTCACCGATATTGTCGGCCATCAGCAGCTTG from Pseudomonas putida encodes the following:
- a CDS encoding class II glutamine amidotransferase produces the protein MCELLGMSANVPTDIVFSFTGLMQRGGRTGPHRDGWGIGFYEGRGLRLFQDPAASSESEVANLVQRYPIKSEVVIGHIRQANVGRVCLSNTHPFVREMWGRNWCFAHNGQLGDFKGLASFYRPVGDTDSEAAFCDLLNRIRSAFPEPVPVEQLLPVLVEACAGYRGQGVFNCMLSDGDWLFCFCSTKLVHITRRAPFGAARLKDVDLIVDFHTETTPNDVVTVIATEALTENESWHRYAPGQWALWRHGECVAHGQS
- a CDS encoding DUF2937 family protein, which translates into the protein MFRSYLRLLLFTFGLLAGIQVPGLVKDYSQRVEAHLFESREALDGFRQTAERFFKGDLQALLQHYRSSDDPVFISDANSIESLMIRNELLENEWQVLQGSWAERTWHVLVQADPQLREETLNGYSYQILLVPEAIGWGVGAGFVLAFVVESLLLGIGWLILGGRRRVVKESWR
- a CDS encoding LysR family transcriptional regulator translates to MNLRFLETFVWVARLKSFRLTAEKLFTTQASVSSRIAALEADLGVKLLLRDSRGVSLTPEGGKVLEYAERMLETAKAMKQSLDSDRAKVGRIRIGVMDTVIHTWMSALVAELSERYPQVEIELVADTALNLREQLQKGFLDVILQTDLLREQSIRSLDLARYPMGWVVAAGAHQHRDYASLAELGRERIITFSKNSRPHQEVLSLLQTAGAEAPRLNCVNSVAAITRLLRDGFGIGALPPALVDADLGRGELVLLEGLRPPPSLELVVAWQTGVALVDEVVGVCRQVLERYARDVGGQRIVLV
- a CDS encoding MFS transporter, which codes for MNPTGVQQQVSSFRSTGPFAWYRDIDKQQRRTFWSCKIGYGLDGMDTQMLSFVIPTLIMLWGLTTTEAGLIHTSTLIASAAGGWVAGILSDRIGRVRTLQLTVLWFAFFTFLCGFAQNYEQLLIARTLMGFGFGGEWTAGAVLIGEVIRAQDRGKAVGMVQSGWAIGWGLTAILYALLFSWLPAEQAWRALFLLGLVPAVFVIFVRRLVKDPEVYRNAKAVENAEAPSRFYEIFAPGMLWTTVRASLLTTGALGGYYAITSWLPTFLKNERGLSVLGTGGYLAMVIVGSYVGYVVSAYLSDLLGRKKNFILFAVGSFVIVLLYTQMPVSDGVMLWLGLPLGFFASGIFSGMGAFLTELFPTRIRGSGQGFCYNIGKVIAALFPLMIGMLGQNVPLGLGIGVFSAVSYGIVIVAALSLPETRGKQLQAR
- the pxpA gene encoding 5-oxoprolinase subunit PxpA, with translation MHNDKGDRVVERLLLNCDMGESFGSWRMGLDAEVMPYIDCANIACGYHAGDPGIMRRTVALALEHGVTIGAHPAYPDLVGFGRRSMACSPEEIRDLLHYQIGALDGICKVLGGRVAYVKPHGALYNDMMADPLKLRTVLEAVAAYDSNLPLMLMATADNRAAQVLGDEVGVPLWFEAFADRAYTASGHLLSRRLPGAVHHDPARVVEQAVRLARGETLLADDGSALQLAARTLCVHGDNDSSVAAVRQIRQALDGLEA
- the pxpB gene encoding 5-oxoprolinase subunit PxpB, coding for MKPRIEVVAIDSLMVRLFDRIDEANMPWMLAASRRLSAAFGEHLLDLVPSYTTLMVQSALPPGEARARIAQALDGLQPDTGSSGRRHEIPVWYDASVGPELPVLAARSGLSEAEIVRLHCERDYPVFALGFAPGFGFMGLVDERLASPRLSTPRKRVAAGSVGIAERQTAAYPAVSPGGWNLIGRTPVRLFDREREGYSLLQPGDRVRFVPVSRSEFLAMGGDVEAQG
- a CDS encoding 5-oxoprolinase/urea amidolyase family protein codes for the protein MKQLRIEASTPLCQLQDAGRFGVRHLGVTQGGALDWVAMHWANWLLGNPLGAPVVEVALGGFCVVAEQDCVLALAGADLDARVDDQPLAPWRSFALAKGQRLTLKQPKRGVRAYLAAPGGFQGEDVLGSCATVVREALGGIDGQGAALAKDQALAFTGSKATLREVPQALCPQFAKKPVLDLVIGAQIGEFSGTSLFEAFNSDWTLDRRADRMGVRLLGPQLVYQGAPMISEGIPLGAVQVPPDGQPIVLLNDRQTIGGYPRLGALTPLALAQLAQCMPGASVRFRAVVQDEAWREQQLYLGRWL
- a CDS encoding VWA domain-containing protein, translating into MLLNLFNEMRAAKVPVSVRELLDLHQALQKRVVFADMDEFYYLARAILVKDERHFDKFDRAFAAYFKGLENLDRHIEALIPEDWLRKEFERSLTDEERAQIQSLGGLDKLIEAFKKRLEEQKERHAGGNKWIGTGGTSPFGSGGFNPEGIRVGDAGKRQGKAVKVWDQREYKNLDDQVELGTRNIKLALRRLRKFAREGAAEELDIDGTIDHTARDAGLLNIQMRPERRNTVKLLLLFDIGGSMDAHVKVCEELFSACKTEFKHLEYYYFHNCVYESVWKNNLRRTSERFSTFDLLHKYGDDYKVVFVGDAAMAPYEITQPGGSVEHWNEEAGYVWIQRFMEKFKKIIWINPYPKQAWEYTASTHLVRDLIEDKMYPLTLQGLEEGMRYLSK